A section of the Lepidochelys kempii isolate rLepKem1 chromosome 4, rLepKem1.hap2, whole genome shotgun sequence genome encodes:
- the RASGEF1B gene encoding ras-GEF domain-containing family member 1B isoform X2: protein MPQTPPFAAMFDSSGYNRNLYQSKEDNCGGLYYHDNNLLSGSLEALIQHLVPNVDYYPDRTYIFTFLLSSRLFMHPYELMAKVCHLCMEHQRLSEPGTDKSRIRKIAPKILQLLTEWTETFPYDFRDERMMRNLKELAQRIASGDEMYRKNVQQIIQSLIRKLASLSQYEEVLAKINATSTDRLTVLKTKPQSIQRDIITVCNDPYMLAQQLTHIELERLNYIGPEEFVQAFVQKDPLDNDKGCYADRKKTRNLEAYVEWFNRLSYLVATEICMPVKKKHRARMIEYFIDVARECFNIGNFNSLMAIISGMNMSPVSRLKKTWAKVKTAKFDILEHQMDPSSNFYNYRTALRGAAQRSLTAHSNREKIVIPFFSLLIKDIYFLNEGCANRLPNGHVNFEKFWELAKQVSEFMTWKQVECPFERDRKILQYLLTVPVFSEDALYLASYESEGPENHIEKDRWKTLRSTLLGRV from the exons ATGCCACAAACGCCTCCCTTTGCAGCTATGTTTGACAGCAGTGGTTACAACAGAAACCTGTATCAGTCAAAAGAGGACAACTGTGGAGGACTCTATTACCATGACAACAATCTCCTATCAGGGTCTCTGGAAGCCCTCATCCAGCACTTAGTACCCAATGTAGATTACTATCCTGAT AGAACATACATATTCACCTTCCTGCTCAGTTCGCGGCTGTTCATGCACCCATATGAGCTAATGGCCAAGGTTTGCCATTTGTGCATGGAGCACCAGAGACTAAGCGAGCCTGGGACTGACAAG agcCGGATACGAAAAATTGCACCCAAAATCCTGCAGCTGTTGACTGAGTGGACAGAGACGTTTCCATATGATTTTCGAGATGAAAGAATGATGAGGAACTTAAAGGAGTTGGCACAACGAATAGCCAGTGGTGATGAG ATGTATCGGAAGAACGTACAGCAAATCATCCAGAGCCTGATCCGAAAACTTGCCTCTCTTAGCCAGTACGAAGAAGTACTTGCAAAAATCAATGCAACGTCCACAGATCGACTGACAGTCCTGAAGACCAAACCTCAGTCCATACAGAGGGACATAATCACTGTCTGCAATGACCCTTACATGTTAGCCCAGCAGCTGACTCACATAGAGCTG gagAGGCTCAATTACATTGGACCAGAAGAGTTTGTCCAGGCGTTTGTACAAAAGGATCCTTTGGACAATGACAAG GGCTGTTATGCTGATCGAAAGAAGACCCGTAACCTGGAAGCCTACGTAGAATGGTTTAACAGACTCAGCTACTTAGTTGCTACAGAAATCTGCATG CCTGTGAAGAAGAAGCACAGAGCAAGAATGATAGAATATTTCATTGACGTGGCCAGGGAGTGTTTTAACATTGGCAACTTTAACTCCTTAATGGCGATTATTT CTGGTATGAACATGAGTCCGGTCTCCCGGCTAAAGAAGACCTGGGCAAAAGTCAAGACAGCCAAATTTGACATTCTTGAG CATCAGATGGACCCTTCTAGCAATTTTTACAATTACCGAACCGCTCTGCGTGGCGCAGCTCAGAGGTCCTTGACAGCTCATAGCAACAGAGAGAAG ATCGTGATACCTTTCTTCAGTCTCTTAATCAAAGATATTTACTTTCTCAATGAGGGCTGTGCCAATCGCCTTCCAAACGGCCATGTCAATTTTGAA AAATTTTGGGAGTTAGCGAAACAAGTGAGTGAGTTTATGACATGGAAGCAAGTGGAGTGTCCATTTGAGAGGGACCGGAAGATCCTGCAATACTTGCTCACTGTCCCAGTCTTCAGTGAAGATG CACTTTACTTGGCTTCCTATGAGAGCGAAGGTCCTGAGAATCACATTGAAAAGGACAGATGGAAGACTCTAAG gtcaACACTTTTAGGCAGAGTTTAA